The segment ggaaatttaactaagaaagaccaaaataaaatataaaattaaaacaaaataacataacataactgtacagtacaaaatatacaatataaaaaaaatatggaaaaagctGTAAATGCTATATTTGGGGAATATTCATAATTTAACGAAGTAAACTACAAATGGGAAGGAAGGAGAAACAATGCAGAGCTGAATCTCAGGAATGTAGGACAGGATGCTTATTAATTATCTAAAATATAGAGTAACAAACAAGGCAGTGGGGTAAGTTGGTCTCTTACCTAGTGGAAAAGGAGGAGAGCAGGACAGAGGGATGGAGGATCTGAGTGTTGGTGATGGTGTGGGTGGGACAGGTGTTGGGGAAGTTGGATCCAGATGAAGAGACTAAGATAGACACACATGTAAACTTACTAAAACTCATTATTGGTTTGAACTTAATTGACACAACAAAATTAATGTCAATTCAGATGATAACAAAAAGCTGATGTAGGCTAATTTATATTCCATAATTAtgcaaaatgtatgttttttttgtaacagcTGACACATGTATATTCTCAAACAGTATTCAAGGTATGTCTTTAGTCTAGGAAGCAAGTCTTATAAGTGAGATCTCGAGCACTGCTAGACAGTCaggaacattttattattaaaacattgcgAAGAAGCCAAGAAGGGAGCAACTAAACTAATACATCAAGCACACCTAAGATTTTTCCAATTTACTTATTAAAAATTACTTAATCACTTTAAGCAAGAACTTTCACCAAGATACATATTTCTTTCACTCTAAATAGCTATTTAAAAGTGTGTTTTCAATTCCCACCTACAACACAGTCACCACAATAAACCAGTCCAACAATGCCCCCTGGTGGAGCTTTTAAGTAACTAACGATTTAGTCTTATATACTCTAATCTGTAAGAATAATAAATCCTTACCAATAGGGATGTGAATAGGGTTAGGGAGTTTGGACCAGTTGGGCTCATCCTCCTCAAGGTCATTGAGGCTATAAACATGCTGAACATCCACATCCAGTTCCCTGAAGTCTTTGGTGAGGATGCCTGGCCGTAGATAAAGAATGCCCCCAAGGTTGGGTTTCGCCAGCTGCTGCCAGTGGTGCAGCGTGACTGAACCTTTTTGGTgattaaaatacaatacaatcaaCATGATTACCATTCTTTCCAAAGcatctgtgtgtacagtatttgtaagcgtggatgtgagtgtgtggttATGTGTTTACTCACCCTCCAGTGGTTTGACTATCTGCAAGCGTTCAGGCAGGTAGGAGCGGGAGCTGGATGACCCGGATGAATGCTGTGAGCTTCCTGAATAGTTGGTTCCCGTGGATCCCAAGCTGTCATTGGGTGTAAGGAAACCACTGGAGCCTTCTGCACTGCTGCCTCCAAGGGCCCTGAGCTTCCTCTCACGTTCCACATCAAAGAAGGGACGATCAGAAGAATGGCTCTCCTGGCGTGCAGAGAGGGAACGTAGAGCTTTCTCCAGATCTTGACCACCTGGCATGCCCGGCTGACCCAGACGCTTTGATTCTACGAAGCTGTGGAGGCACACCAAAAAATTTTATGTGATTATTACTAGATATTCATATGATGTCAGAATAAGAAATACAACCAGAAAAGTGCTCACTGTTTAGCACTGACAACTTGTCAGAAGAAAAAGGGACAAAAAGACTTCTCAAACTCACCTCTGTTCCTGTAACGGTGTTGAGGAGTGGGGTTTGTCCTCCAGGTTGAGGCTGATGGAGTCAGACCCGTAGTAGCTAGTGCGTGGTGTGCTGTTTCGACTGGACAGCAAGGAGGCAGGACTAGAACCACTGACCTGCGGTGAGAGACACCGAGAGCGCAGTCGTGCAGCTTGATTGGCCACTTTCACTGTCTCGAACACACGCCATGGATGGGTCCTGTTACAAAGTAAGATAACAATTAAACACTAACGAGAAGAGGATGTCTTTAGTCTTAAAGGATTGTTACAATTTTTTACACACTTGTACTCTGATGGAGCAGGACTGTCCAGGCCCTTGCGGAAGGTTCCTTCAATTTCAGCAGCGATTGAGTCCATGGGGAGCACCGCAGCCAGCGAGCTGTACCGCTGCACCGTGCTGTTGGGCAGACTCTTATTGCGCAGGTTCTTGATGTCCTCTCTGGCTTCCTGGAGCATGTCTTTACACTCTGCGTACCTCTCTTGCAGTTCCTTCAGCTACGCAGATAGAACAGAGTCGAACATCACAGGTCATCAGATttctttaaatgctttaatCATGACATTTTGCAAAGCAGTTGCAGAACTGAGAAGTGGCCAGGACAAACCTCTGTTTTAAGCTGTGACTGGCTTTCCCGTGAAGTGTTTAGGTGCTGAGTGAGTTCCTCATTCTCTCTGATGAGCTGCAgtcaaaaaaaatgtattttaatgataaattagATGTATAATTAATTCTTCTGATAGATGTATTAAGTCCATAGAGTACATCATTTACTCCACTAAACAACCAGAAAGTTGGTCATTGTAAAAGAAATACTGATGCGCCAGTTATTGCACTATTAATACAATGtgggttcaagtcaaaccaggacttttgattgtgcagaataacaaaacacagttatgaaagttaaaaataactttatttctctatataatcccctgctacactaatgcacttatcccagcgtttcactagtgttgTGATACCATCAATGTGGAAAAATATATTCAGTACACAGATGCTATGATCACATCTGTAATGCATCTTTATgcattcattcaccagaaattatcaaaaatcccagtttgacttgaacacctcttgtCATATAACCCAAATGTAAACAACAGGTTAGAAATATTTAGCAGATATGCAGCATTGCCTCTCTCACCACTTTACAGCGCTGCTGCAGGTCGACCACTTGACCCAGCAAAGAGCTAATCTCCTCCTGCTGTCGGAAAGAGTCCTCCACTTTACGAGCCAGCTCCTCTGACAGCGCCACCACCTGCTTATTCGCTGATGCTACATATACCACAAAAGACTATATTTATTCTACGAAATATTAGACAGCATGCAGATCATTTTATGGGAAAACCAGGTGTACAGTACTTACAGAGCTCTTcaacacacaccatcatcagCTGCTGCTCCTGCTCTTCATAGATGCTGGTTTCTGATGTTAAGTCATCAGCCTGCGAGTAGAAAATACGAACAAACCGGTTCATGATCcaaaaaatgtacataatatTTGTCCCTTCTCGGGACCAGAAACTGCCATCCCAAGCTGCCGTTATCAGCTAAACAAAGGCATGAGTGTGTCACCCAGCATGAGGTTTGCTCAATCCACGATAAAAGAAATTTCTGCAAAGTGGAGTGACGTCCATGCTTTTGCCTTCATCATTTTGCTTTTGCTACAGATTGCTACACCTTATGAAAGATAACACGGTGTCTTACTTTAGGATAATTGTACAgcgcagaaaaaaacaaatctctctggatagatttttttttggtgaaaacaGCTGCCACATATGAACTTAGGGTTATTATGTAcgtgtaaaaaataaagtgttcGCTCTctcctgtacatttttttatatttagtgttgtatagttttttttgttttttttttacaaaattatgcattttacatacttatatttttataaagtaaaaataaagtgttCACTCTCTCCTGTACAGTTTTCCTATATTTagtgttgtatttttttattatgcattttacaTGCTTATATTTCATAAAGTAAAgtatttcatgcttttatattttgtgatataaacaaaataaatcaaaactttAATAGTTTATAGTGATGGAGAACGgattaattctttttaaatgtattcctagggaaaaaactaaatcagtcttatttttttaccatattGTCCATAGCTTCTTCAAGACTATGTCCCAGACTTCAAAATCTATGTCCCAGACACCCTAGTACTCCTGATTTCTAATTCCACATTCATATCCTACAAAATATCCCTGTGATTAGTGATTGAGATGGATTCCACCCTATAAGTACAGCACTATATCTGTTTCTTGCTTCTTGATATTGCCAAATTTGCACCATCTGAGACGTCTGGGTGTTGACCTTTCTGGTGTGGGCCTTTTTATTTTCACCAGTTGACAATTTTACTTGTGATGAAGCTCAATTTCAGCTGTATGTAATGCGTAAACTAACCGTGGCACGCAGTTTGAGGTTTTCTTCCTCCAGGCTCTTGAGCTTCTTCTGCAGGAAATCATAGTGGACGTAGTTGCTAAGAGAAGAGTTCGACTCGTTTCGTCTGATCCTAACATGGAGAcgataacaaaaaaacacaagaaatcTGTAAACATCTGAAAGGAGGCAAGTAATCAAGTCTAAGAATCAGGTCTGTGTGTTGCACTCACGGTGTGCTTGATTGTGCAGCAACTTCTATCTCCTCGGGACCGGCGTACAGCTGCAGGAGATCATCTCGCATGGAGAGCTCATGACGCAGCTGAGCAATCTACAGTGttacacacattcatttcaTTCCACTCTGTGTGCACTAgtatcataaattttttttttcccctgaagtGAAGTAGtaaatactaaatactaaaGGCACTAATCAGAATATCAGATTGTGTTACATTAATTATAACTGacattaaattaattcatttgaatATGCAATAGAAATGTAAACAGCATAAACAACATCTTTTTCATCTTTatatttggtatttttttacattatccaAGGTCGAGTCTATACAAGGATGTCTCCAAGGCCACTGAACAGGACGTACTGACCTCCTCTTTAGCGACCTCCAGCTGTTCGTCCAGCAGCTCATTACGTTCTGTTAGGGCCTTGTTCTGTTTCAGCAGTGACTGGCCAATTCGAGCTGCTAGCTCCAGATCACGTTCTTTCTGTGACAAAGTGCACATAATTGAACAGCATTTTAATaatgtcattatttaatttCCCAGATCGtattttgtaatctttaaaAGTGCTTCTAGACCTGTAggaaccgggacttgtgatgaaattccgGGTAAATGAAGACATAAAACTGAGCGACATTTACAATAGGATTAAAgcacagtacgatgatgagactcttggtCATAGTAAGACCCGAATCTGAGAAGAACGATTCCAGAGAcaactgcagtcgttcccgttaACAGTCATcgagtggaacgtctgatccttaaaaatcaagGGAAGGGACACACCTGTCGGTGGGAGCTGTACACAccctcattcaccaacaccactagcacattacagaaactctgctgagagttattgccactTTGACCTCCttccaaaccatttccacatgtttgggccattaaaggagttcctggaaggccagtgtttcagacacaAAGCGAGCAGTCTGATTATGGCTCCAGTGTACTATGTAAACTTTATACTTGATGTTATCCAAACACTGGTGAAATGCTGagttaagtgcattaatgtatcAGGAGATCATATAGAAAAGGcagtttttactgttttttagtttttaactgtgttctgttattctgtgcagttaaatgtcccggtttgacttgaacgcctgtCTTAACACTAAATTATGGACAAGATACTAACTTGTGCacacaagataaaaaaacacactttaggGGGTCCGTATGTAAAAGATCTGACTAGTTTGTTAATTTTAGGCTTCTTTTGacataaaattacttttaagtGCCATTTCAGTAGAAGAATTAGtgcagaagaaaagagagactTGACAGTGTTTTTATTGCAATAACATTTCTCCTCGCAGGCAGGAGACGAAATAAAATCATCTTTTCATGAGTCAGTTATTGTTTCTCACCTCTTCTAGAAGATGTGTGACCGCCTCAATATCATGGTATGTCTTTGTAACCTGGCCAACCCGCTCTGAGCACAGCActgtagagacagacagagggacacaCAGAGTCAAAATAAGGCTGTGCATGGCTTCTTTCTCAAAGAGGTGATGCATTCTTTGTttcctgcacaaacacacacttcctaGCACAGTTTCTTTAGAATATTTATAATCAGGTTCAAATATGCATGTTACCATAATGAAACCACGGTAGTTGTATAGATGCATGGTATACTTAGAGCGGCGCAGACAAGCTTTACCTACTTTAATCCCTGAGCTTCTTAGTGTGATCCTCTTTAGTTAAAGACTCccattatgtgtatgtgtgacaaaCATACTGAATCGGTGCTACACGTTAAACATGGAGTCGACAAGCAGACTAAGAATAAAGACACAAGAAGAAGCCCCTCTCACAGAAATAGGCATAAACTCAATGGTTACAGTACACAAGCTTGTTCACACAGTGACACTATGGCACAGATCCATGCGGGAGACACAACGTTAAATATATTGATTAATGaccaatttaaaaatatatatttctttaaaaaatattcatgcAAAAAATGGCAAAATGCTCTGGGTTTAAGGGATTAAAGATAAAACttttaacatgaaaaagaaaattaagaaaatttgtcctttctcacacacattttGCGAGAGCTAGCAATAAAAGTCCTAATGTCTACATAAATCTCATATAAAAGTGTCAAAAATATCTAGACTGATATtgagattaaataataaataaattgtacaatggttgtgctttgtgtttgtgttagtaAATCGTGCGATTTACTAACCTTACAAACCTTTGCTAACATCTGCAAcaggttttttgttgtttaaaaaaaaataataaatagtactgtactgtacacaaattaataaaaacaatcaatttaaaaatctgattaaCAAATCAGCTAAAAAGTACAAGAAACCGTTTATTTCAAGAGAATAATTTGACTTAAAGCAAGAGAAAATGGTAATTAAGGGGATTTCTTTTTCCGTAAGTGATTTTGAGTTTTAGTTCTCTTTGGCTAACTCATTGGTAAATTAATTGTACAGAGTTTGCTActacaaatagatttttttttttttttgtttgttttgtttttttgacaaaattcaaattattctTCACTTGTTTTAGATGTTTCTCTTCAGTTTAATTTGTCTGTAGTTTTTATTCCTTAATCTTTGTGCATTGGCTTCTGTGTTTGAAATCCAAGATAGCTGACGAAGGCGTCGGTTTATTTAATGAAGCATGAAAAATGTTAATCTTGAATCTTTGctcaaaataaatagttttaaataagTGCCatgcaaataaaactgaattgaactgaactgaatttGTCCTTTACTAACGAATTAGTAAGACTacactataagcatttttcagTAGAAGACTGAAAAAGTAGAAGAATTAATTTTCAGTAGAAGAATTAATTTTCTCCTTTTAATGCTGGTAGACCACTGAGTATCTGAAACAAAAAAGTCACATAACTTTCTCACATGGTATATACGAGGGAGCACAATTGACCAGACGTTGTTTACAGTACACAAATTAAGGTGAATTattaacacacagacacagagagagagagagagagagagatgtgattGAATTACTGATTAGAAGAAGATGAATGCTTAACTATCTTTGGTAGTAAATATAAGTCTTGCAGGATGTACTCTGAATATGTCAAACATCTGTGTTATTGTGCAGCATTGTGAGCTGTGTCTGCGAAGAAGTGTCTTTGGTTTGTATAGCCTTGTGCACTATGTGCATAGAGCATGCATAAGAATGCAAGTCCCATGGACAAACAGTAATTAATAGTAAATGAATTCATCTTCCTATTGTTGGACAGATTCATTGTGCACCAGTGTGACTGTAGTCCAGCCTGTGCTCTTGCATACTTGAGTTTATGTACCGTAAGTCCAGCCACAAGTCTGCCTCGTAATCTATAATTCACCAGCCACACTGTTTAAATTTACACACTGACTAATGAATAAGTTTCCTCAAGGTTAAACAAACTACATttgtccatttaaaaaaaatcctgtgctGAGATTCTTTGAACATGCCAAAATTGCCAATCAAATGACACATTAATAAAAGCTGCGTAGAGACCCTCTAAACAAACACTTTGTGTATCAGtcagtttgtatgtttttatttcaagaGCAAAATACCTTCAAAAACGCATATAACtacttttttcaattaaatcaTTTAGAGACTTTGTGCTTGAGGTTTAATTCCCATGAGGCATAGGTCCTGTAAATTCTGATCTCATTGATTAAGTTCCTGAAACAGCATTAACACAAAACACTTCAGGACTCTTTCGGCCAGCTTTTCGTTTCGCTTCGCTTATTATATTCTGCTGTATGCAGGCTCTTTTGTATTGCTGCCAACTTTCATCAACGGCAACATTCCACCCTCCCTGCATTCCGTGAAGCCCTTCATGTCTCCTCTCTCTTAGTTCCCATCAGGTCATCATCAACCCCGAATCCTTTGGTCATTACCTTTCTCCAGCTCGCTTAAAAGATTTTTGTGCTCCTGTtcctcctcatcttcctcatcctgactgatggtactctctctctcgctctcctctGTGCCCGAGCTGCTCCAAACCTCCATGTTTATCTCGCTAGTCGCTGCCTTgtgccttttttcttcttcttattaatCTTTACCAACTGGCTGGACCTCtgcgctctctgtctctcagtagCACGTGACAGTCCGGTTGAATTCCTATACTATTTCCTTGCACTAGCCAAACACATTGTCTCACACACCTGTAATCTTTCAGACTATGTGCCTAATGACGCGCATGACAAATCCTCTCAGTGTTTCAACTTCAGTGTGTTTACTGACACTTACCTGGCTGCTCTAAGCCATGGGTAGAGATAAGACGAGAAGTAGAGAGGTGAAGGAAAAGTTCAAACGAATGTGACTATTAAAAAAAGGGGCatgaaaagtatttattttgtcAATGATTTAATCATCGTTTAAGAGAGAAATAATGATCGGGGGAATTTAGTTTGGTGGAATCGTGTTTTTAAAGGTTTAGAGAGACTTCAGATGGTGAACACCCCCGTGCTAGTGGTATGCTCCATTCTGACACATTTATTATCCATCCGGAGACGCAATGCTGTCGCAGAAGAACAGagtgtctgtatgtttgtgaGGGGGAGTTTAATGGGTCATTGCCctcaatttagaaaaaaaaaatagacaaaatcCTTTGGtgcatgttcatttaaaaagcTTGATGTGCTCTGAACCACAAAACAAccttgaatgaatgaatacattCCCTGAAAATAGTGTCCTTTTGTTCATCAGTC is part of the Clarias gariepinus isolate MV-2021 ecotype Netherlands chromosome 15, CGAR_prim_01v2, whole genome shotgun sequence genome and harbors:
- the hap1 gene encoding trafficking kinesin-binding protein 1 isoform X2, which codes for MEVWSSSGTEESERESTISQDEEDEEEQEHKNLLSELEKVLCSERVGQVTKTYHDIEAVTHLLEEKERDLELAARIGQSLLKQNKALTERNELLDEQLEVAKEEIAQLRHELSMRDDLLQLYAGPEEIEVAAQSSTPIRRNESNSSLSNYVHYDFLQKKLKSLEEENLKLRATADDLTSETSIYEEQEQQLMMVCVEELSSANKQVVALSEELARKVEDSFRQQEEISSLLGQVVDLQQRCKVLIRENEELTQHLNTSRESQSQLKTELKELQERYAECKDMLQEAREDIKNLRNKSLPNSTVQRYSSLAAVLPMDSIAAEIEGTFRKGLDSPAPSEYKTHPWRVFETVKVANQAARLRSRCLSPQVSGSSPASLLSSRNSTPRTSYYGSDSISLNLEDKPHSSTPLQEQSFVESKRLGQPGMPGGQDLEKALRSLSARQESHSSDRPFFDVERERKLRALGGSSAEGSSGFLTPNDSLGSTGTNYSGSSQHSSGSSSSRSYLPERLQIVKPLEGSVTLHHWQQLAKPNLGGILYLRPGILTKDFRELDVDVQHVYSLNDLEEDEPNWSKLPNPIHIPIVSSSGSNFPNTCPTHTITNTQILHPSVLLSSFSTSHRKHSSSLFLQL
- the hap1 gene encoding trafficking kinesin-binding protein 1 isoform X1, coding for MEVWSSSGTEESERESTISQDEEDEEEQEHKNLLSELEKVLCSERVGQVTKTYHDIEAVTHLLEEKERDLELAARIGQSLLKQNKALTERNELLDEQLEVAKEEIAQLRHELSMRDDLLQLYAGPEEIEVAAQSSTPIRRNESNSSLSNYVHYDFLQKKLKSLEEENLKLRATADDLTSETSIYEEQEQQLMMVCVEELSSANKQVVALSEELARKVEDSFRQQEEISSLLGQVVDLQQRCKVLIRENEELTQHLNTSRESQSQLKTELKELQERYAECKDMLQEAREDIKNLRNKSLPNSTVQRYSSLAAVLPMDSIAAEIEGTFRKGLDSPAPSEYKTHPWRVFETVKVANQAARLRSRCLSPQVSGSSPASLLSSRNSTPRTSYYGSDSISLNLEDKPHSSTPLQEQSFVESKRLGQPGMPGGQDLEKALRSLSARQESHSSDRPFFDVERERKLRALGGSSAEGSSGFLTPNDSLGSTGTNYSGSSQHSSGSSSSRSYLPERLQIVKPLEGSVTLHHWQQLAKPNLGGILYLRPGILTKDFRELDVDVQHVYSLNDLEEDEPNWSKLPNPIHIPIVSSSGSNFPNTCPTHTITNTQILHPSVLLSSFSTSFQSHNLSTTGSSEPVSHQHGAFHRPAMNTSHTLGLLQLLKERGISALTQPSLPPRIRPSTSTLTAETNQGHRGAKQLRRNIFSFNLVEKLQSLGLYKVVARGYLDSGKTQGNPHNASTTKY